A single region of the Thermoanaerobaculia bacterium genome encodes:
- a CDS encoding cytochrome c yields MNPFAGLRRSRQSLRSHRSHRSLRSFRSLRSLLSLGLLLPALALATSGCGLVGPKDPGERVYRRHCATCHGVDGRGNTARYMSEEFADLTDNSWRNYGDDGTIETIIREGIFGKMPARDNLTREEMRALLGYLRKLRGEAAQ; encoded by the coding sequence GTGAACCCGTTTGCCGGCCTCCGGCGCTCACGCCAGTCACTGCGCTCGCACCGCTCGCACCGATCGCTCCGATCGTTCCGATCGCTCCGATCGCTCCTCTCGCTCGGCCTGCTGCTCCCGGCGCTCGCCCTCGCGACCTCGGGCTGCGGGCTTGTCGGACCCAAGGACCCGGGAGAACGGGTCTATCGCCGCCACTGCGCCACCTGCCACGGCGTCGACGGGCGCGGCAACACGGCCCGCTACATGAGCGAGGAGTTTGCCGACCTGACCGACAACAGCTGGAGAAACTACGGCGACGACGGGACGATCGAGACCATCATCCGCGAGGGGATCTTCGGCAAGATGCCGGCACGCGACAACCTGACGCGCGAAGAGATGCGCGCCCTTTTAGGCTACCTGCGCAAGCTCCGCGGGGAGGCCGCCCAGTGA